CGTTTTAATTAAACCAGCGCTGTCGGGATTTTTCTGCTCAACAGCCTGCATAACAGAATCCTCAAACTTCTGAGCCATGGACTGCACTTCTTTGTCCTGTAGAACCTGCATCTGCTTCTGCTGGAAAACTCTCTGACGTTTCTGGAAATCCATAATCACTTCCTGACTGGGCTTTTCGCCGCTGGTCTGATACTTCTGGATAATATCACCCAAAGCTTTCAATTCGGCATCGGAATCATAGCCGTAGACATTCATTTTCTGAGTCACTTTGGCGCGTAAGGCATCACGCTGTTTCTGCAATTCAACAGATCCGTCAATCACCTCAGACTGCATAACCTGTAACTTCTGCTGGCTCTGCTGCAAAGCCATTTGCGCCTGTCGCATCTGTACCATCAGATTTTTCTGCTCTTCAGAAATTTGCATCTGACCTTGCTGTGCCATCGGCGGTTGAGCTTGAGAAGTCATTGACGCGCTCGCTAAAAACAGTGCGAAAAGCAATTTGCCGGAAAATAATCGCATACGAAAAATCCTTTTGTTGCGAAACCTTAAAATCAACCGCGCCCTCAAGCAGGATAAATTCACAGATTTCTATAATCTAAACAGGCACTACCGCCTGACAATAAAATTTAAAGGCACCACGCTACCATACCGCAGACCATGACGCAAACGCGACAGTACCGCGTTTCATATAATCTTAATGGTTGCTTATCGAAGTACTCTGCAACGGTGATCTGGACACATTAACAACGCTTAGCTGCTCTTTATTTATTTTTTGTCAAAAACATAATAATCGCAACCATCGCCACAAACACAAAAACCAAAACGAGTGAAAAATCGAATCCCATCTTTATCCCCCCTCATGCCACTATCTATCTATATTGACATATTGCACCTCTTTATGCACTTATCGATTCTTTTCAGCGCTATATTTGAACTGATGAGTCATACCGAATCGAAAAACTTGCCGGCGAGTACGCAAATGCGGATAACTCTTCTATAATCAGAGCCAGCACACGTGTTATACAAGGACCGGATAAAGCATTATGAAACCGTGCATTATGAAACCGCCTCTACTGGCAATTGGCATTATCTGGATGCTGCTCTTAAGCGGCTGCACTACTCACAGTGTCATCAGTAACAAAAAAATCACACCGTCCGCCACAAGTGACGGTTACGGTCTTGCCTCGCAGATTCATCGCAGACCGCCCGGAAAAATCACTTTGGTGCTGAGCTTTTCCGGAGGCGGATCGCGCGCTGCGGCTTTATCCTACGGCGTTCTTAAAGCGTTACGTCAAACACCGTTGACGCCATCAGAGAATACCAGCCTGCTTTCGGAGGTGGATGTCATCAGCGCAGTTTCGGGCGGCAGTTTTACCGCGGCTTATTACGCCCTGCACGGCGAGCGGACTTTCGCACATTTTGAAAACGATTTTCTCAACCAGAACATTCAGGAAAACCTGATTACCGAACTGCTGTACCCGTCACAATGGTTTTCCAATCTCGGACGTACCGATATTGCCGCCGACCTGTATGAGCAATCGGTTTTTAAGGGAGCAACTTTCGCCGACTTGGGAAAACGGCCAAATGCGCCGCTATTAATGATCAACGCATCCGATTTGAGCAATGGCGTACGCTTCAGTTTCGTACAGGAATATTTTGACTTACTCTGTTCCGATCTGGCCAGCTACCCGATTTCGCGTGCGGTCACCGCATCCTCTTCGGTACCGGTTCTGTTCAATCCGGTGGTCGTGGAAAATTTCAGCGGCTGCTCGCCGGACAATCTTCTGATCAAAGAATCGCCGCTTAACAGTCTGCAGCTAGAAGAAACGCGTCAAGGCCTGCTCACCTATCTGAATGAAAAAGAAAAACACCGCTATCTGCATTTGGTTGACGGCGGGATTACTGACAATCTGGGACTTCGTGCTATTTACGACTTTATGGAACTTTCCGGCGGACCGCTGGCTATGAACAAACGCTTAAAGCGGACACCATCGGACAAACTGGTTGTGATTGTCGTCAATGCGTCAACCCAATCGTCCCTCGACCTGGCCAGAAGCCGAGCTACACCATCAATTGAAACCAGTCTGAATGCCATGACCGACATTCAGATTCACCGCTATAATGCGACCACTCTGGAACTCTTCGAACGGGCAATGGCTTCATGGAGCACCAGTCTGTCAACGCAGGAAAAACAGGTTACGCCGTACTTTATCGAGTTGAACTTCAAACAGCTGGCAGATGAACAAGAGCGTCAATTTTTTAACGCCATTCCAACCGGATTCAACCTGACCGAAGAACAAAAACAGCAGTTGATTGAAGCCGGCGGCAAACTGCTGCAACAGCATCCTAAATTTCAACAGTTATTGAATGCGTTATAGTACCGCGGCCATTCCACTGTAAAGGACAATTTATACAGAAGCTTTCAGGCGCAAAACTAAGGACGACGGGTACACAAAGGCTGCATTGAAAACTCGCCCACATACAATGTATTACCGTCCGTGAAATTGCACGCAACTACACGATTATTATCGCTATTAACCGGCATTTAAGGTATGCTTCCGTCCTTTATTCTAGGCGCCATAGATGTGGCGTTTAGTTTGGCGCTTGTTTTCTCTTATTTCTCTTTCTGTCAGGATCGAAACCTTGAAATCACGGGCGCACCCATCATCGAGTCCACTCGTAAACAGTCAGAGAAAAAAGACCTATGCAATTTAGCCAACTAAACCTTAACGACAAAATCCTCAAAGCGGTCGAAGCAGCGGGATACACGACCCCGACCCCTATCCAGGCACAAGCCATTCCGGCGATTATCGAAGGCCACGATGTGATGGCGGCCGCACAGACCGGAACCGGTAAAACCGCCGGATTTACCTTACCGCTTCTGGAAAAGCTATCTCAAGGGCGTATCGCCAAATCCAATCAGGCGCGCGCTCTGGTGTTAACCCCAACCCGGGAACTGGCGCTTCAGGTCAGCGAAAGCGTAGAAACCTATGGTAAAGAACTGCCTTTGCGTTCAACGGTTGTGTATGGCGGAGTCAAAATCAACCCGCAAATGCAGCGTCTGCGCAAAGGCGTCGATATTCTGGTCGCAACACCGGGACGCCTGCTTGACCTTTATCAGCAAAACGCCATTCGTTTCGACGATCTGGAAGTACTGGTACTGGATGAAGCTGATCGCATGCTGGATATGGGCTTTATCCGCGATATTAAAAAGATCCTCACTCTACTACCGGCCAAACGTCAGAACCTGCTGTTCTCGGCAACGTTCTCCAATGAAATCCGCGCTTTGGCTAAAGGTCTGGTACACAATCCGGTCGAAATTTCCGTTACCCCGGAAAACTCGACCGCGGAAACCGTGGTACAGTCTATCTACCCGGTCGATAAAGCCAGCAAAACCCGACTGCTGATCCATCTGATCAAAGAGCACGCCTGGTACCAGCTTCTGGTCTTTACCCGTACCAAACACGGTGCCAATCGACTGGCGACCCAGCTCGACAAACACGGGATCAAAGCCGCCGCGATCCATGGCAATAAAAGTCAGAATGCCCGTATCCGCGCATTAAACGAATTTAAAGAAAATAAACTACAGGTGCTGGTCGCAACCGATATCGCCGCCCGCGGGATCGATATTGACCAGCTGCCACATGTGGTCAACTTCGATCTGCCGCATGTCTCCGAAGACTATGTACACCGTATCGGACGAACCGGTCGCGCCGGATGCGATGGAGAAGCGATTTCTCTGGTCTGTGCCGAAGAGTATAAAGAACTGGTCGGCATTGAAAACCTGATCAACCAAATACTGCCGCGAAAAATTCTGTCCGGATTCGAACCGCAGAAAGCCTTGCCTGAATCCAAACTGGGCATTAAAAAGAAAAAGCCTAAAAAGCCGAAGAAAAATAAAACATTACAGGCTATTCAAGAGCCGGGAAGCAAACCCGAAGTGAAAACGCCTCCGAAGGCTAAACCGGAAAACCGTAACGGCGGCAGCCAAAAAGATGACACCAAACCTCGTCGTCCGAGACGCAAACCGCAAGGAAACAACGCTAAGGGTAAATCGGCAGAAAATCGTTCGGACAATCCGTCCCGTCCGCAAAGATCCCGACGTCGCCCGAAAACCAATAACTCGAACTAATCCGCTTCCGTATAAAGGCCGGTAACGAATGAGCATGACAAACCAACAGCAAAAACCTTTTGCCCAATCCAGTGAAGAAAACAAACAGGTTATCCTGCAAGCGATTGAGGAATTAGTGCACGATTGCCGTTCGGTACTGGAAATTGCCAGCGGCACGGGGCAGCATGCGGTCTATTTTGCCGCTCAGTTGCCGCATCTGAAATGGCAAACCTCAGACCTGATGGAATGTCATGTCGGCATTAACCAATGGCTTGAAGAAGCCGCTTTGGAAAATGTCTCCGCGCCAATCTGCCTCAACGTCTCCGAAGAGCTTCACTGGCCAGACAGCACTTTTGATGCGGTTTTCAGCGCCAACAGCTTTCATATTATGGGCCGGAATCATGTCGAGGATTTTTTTGAACATGTCCCTAAGGTATTGAATCCTAATGCAATCATTATGATTTACGGCCCCTTCAACTATAACGGGGACTTTACCAGTGAAAGTAACGCTCGCTTCGATCAATGGCTCAAAGCACGCAATCCGGCAAGCGGCATCAAGGATTTCGAGTGGTGTAACTGGCTGGCCGAACAATCCGGCTTGAAACTGCTGAAGGACATTGAAATGCCGCAAAACAACCGTATTCTGGTATGGCGTAATAATCGCTGACGCCCCATGTAAGCTGTGTGTAGCAACGCACTACAGCAAACCGTTTCTGATACTTTACCGCACACCGACGGATAACCAACCTTAATTTGGCTTGCTTTGTGCTTTGAGACTGTTCAACTCCGACAGTCATAAAGAATAGAAGATAAGAATTATGGTTTCGTTTAACTTCAGTCAACCCAGTATTCTACGCAATATGTTCCTCACCTACATCGGTGCGGGTCTCGGTATGGGCGTAGTTTTTCCGCTGTTCGCCAGTCTGTTTGTCAACTTCAAGGAAGGCATGCTGGTCTGGTTTGTTATCGCTTGTATTCTGGCCGGGATATCGATCGGTATCTTCAACTACTGGCTTCTTAAAGAACGTC
The genomic region above belongs to Thiomicrorhabdus xiamenensis and contains:
- a CDS encoding patatin-like phospholipase family protein produces the protein MKPPLLAIGIIWMLLLSGCTTHSVISNKKITPSATSDGYGLASQIHRRPPGKITLVLSFSGGGSRAAALSYGVLKALRQTPLTPSENTSLLSEVDVISAVSGGSFTAAYYALHGERTFAHFENDFLNQNIQENLITELLYPSQWFSNLGRTDIAADLYEQSVFKGATFADLGKRPNAPLLMINASDLSNGVRFSFVQEYFDLLCSDLASYPISRAVTASSSVPVLFNPVVVENFSGCSPDNLLIKESPLNSLQLEETRQGLLTYLNEKEKHRYLHLVDGGITDNLGLRAIYDFMELSGGPLAMNKRLKRTPSDKLVVIVVNASTQSSLDLARSRATPSIETSLNAMTDIQIHRYNATTLELFERAMASWSTSLSTQEKQVTPYFIELNFKQLADEQERQFFNAIPTGFNLTEEQKQQLIEAGGKLLQQHPKFQQLLNAL
- a CDS encoding DEAD/DEAH box helicase, yielding MQFSQLNLNDKILKAVEAAGYTTPTPIQAQAIPAIIEGHDVMAAAQTGTGKTAGFTLPLLEKLSQGRIAKSNQARALVLTPTRELALQVSESVETYGKELPLRSTVVYGGVKINPQMQRLRKGVDILVATPGRLLDLYQQNAIRFDDLEVLVLDEADRMLDMGFIRDIKKILTLLPAKRQNLLFSATFSNEIRALAKGLVHNPVEISVTPENSTAETVVQSIYPVDKASKTRLLIHLIKEHAWYQLLVFTRTKHGANRLATQLDKHGIKAAAIHGNKSQNARIRALNEFKENKLQVLVATDIAARGIDIDQLPHVVNFDLPHVSEDYVHRIGRTGRAGCDGEAISLVCAEEYKELVGIENLINQILPRKILSGFEPQKALPESKLGIKKKKPKKPKKNKTLQAIQEPGSKPEVKTPPKAKPENRNGGSQKDDTKPRRPRRKPQGNNAKGKSAENRSDNPSRPQRSRRRPKTNNSN
- a CDS encoding DUF938 domain-containing protein, with the translated sequence MSMTNQQQKPFAQSSEENKQVILQAIEELVHDCRSVLEIASGTGQHAVYFAAQLPHLKWQTSDLMECHVGINQWLEEAALENVSAPICLNVSEELHWPDSTFDAVFSANSFHIMGRNHVEDFFEHVPKVLNPNAIIMIYGPFNYNGDFTSESNARFDQWLKARNPASGIKDFEWCNWLAEQSGLKLLKDIEMPQNNRILVWRNNR